In Ruminiclostridium josui JCM 17888, the genomic window GTGTTAAAATGAAAAAATTTAGAACTTTATCAATTTGTGTGGTGACTATCTTTCTTATAGGGCTTTTATTAGTAATTTTGTTTTTTCAAAGAACAAATTTTAAAGGTAATGGTTATCATTTTATACAATTTAATTCTTCCTTCGCGGCCGAACAACATTCTAATTATGTAATAGATTTACCTTATTTTATTAAATCAAGTAACAAGGACATTTTATTAAAGGACAATATTCTTAATATTAGGTTTAAAAATTCTTCCTTAACTGAAGTTGAAAAATTTGATTTAAAGTTCGGAGATAAACTCAGGAATTATGTGACTAAAACGGTATCTTTGACTACTAAATTTATTAAGTCCGGTAAGGAGAATATAAAATATATTGAAGTAACTTTAAAAGATGGTAAAAAAATTAATTTTTATATTGGAAATTGGTATTTTGAGGTGATAGAAAAATCGGATGAAAAGGGCTATCTAGATATAGGTAAATCGGTATCTGTAATGGCTAACTATTTTACTGATTTACCTATGTCTTTACATAATAATAGTAAGTATGACATTAAAATAAGAAATATAAAAACTAATATACCGGATATCAAAGTAGAAACCGGCTCAGTAATATTAAAACCAGGAGAGTATGTTGATAAGGTACTAAAAATAAATAGGTTAAACAATCTTTATGACAAGCAAGTTTTTTGGTTGATAAGGCCTCTTATAACATATACATTGGGTGAAAAAGAATATAATTTTGTACCACCTGCAATCTACTATGGTATATTGGGGCTTAATGATAACAGAATTCAGGAAGAGCTTAATAAAGGTGACTTTTGATTGTTTACACATAAAAATTAGTTAATGTATATGGAATTGGTGATATGATGCGCTTAGAGAAAATCTTTCTAGACGAAATAGAAATAAACAGGATAATAAAGAGAATGACATACGAAATATACGAAAAAAATTATGATACTGAAGATATAGTTTTAATTGGGGTAAATCAAAGAGGCTATATATTAGCTCAACGTATCTCGAACATTGCCCGAAATCATAAAAATAAAAATTTTTCTACTGGGAAAGTGGAAGTATATTTTTGTAATGGTATATTTGATATTCAAAATAGTTTATTAAATCTAAAGATAGAAATAAATAATAAAGTAGTTATACTTATAACTGATGTATTTTTAACAGGTAGAATATCCTCCGCTGCAATTTCATCTATTTTCTTTCATGGATGTCCTAAAGTTATACAATTTGCGACACTTATAAGTGGTGGACATCGTCAATTTCCTTTAGTGCCAAACTTTACGGGGAAAAACATTCCAACTACAGAAAACCAAAAAGTAACTCTAAAGCTTCGAGAAACGGATAATGTTGAATGTGTAATATTAATGTAGTAGGTATAAAATAGACCGCAAATCAACCGTATCACATGTATTCAGATAAATACGGGATAGACATTTTAGTGAACGGTATTTTATATAAATACAGTAGGAAAAATAAAAATAGAATTCCCAAATGTATACTAAACCAACTACAGAATGATATAGGAAGTAATCAAATGAGATTGCTAGAATATATTAACGCGTTTACGGTAGAAGCAGTAAAGAAAGGCAAATAAAAACAGCCCTTTAAGGGGCTGCCTATGAAATAAATGTGGTTGGTGGATAATTCAATATGTCTTTATACATAGCAAGTAACACGCCCGTATAGTGCTAGAGCTGCCAAACATTCTACGTGTTGTTATGACACTAATAGTGTATAATTATACTAATATCCTAATGTATAAAAGGAGGCAACAATCCATGAATATATTACTTGTGGAAGACGATGCACCCCTTGCTATGGGGATTGAATATGCATTGAAAAAGCAGGATTTTGCGGTATCAATAGCAAAGAATATTAAAGATGCTTACCGGTTGTTTAATGAAGACATTCAATTAATTCTGCTGGATGTTACTCTTCCTGACGGAAACGGGTATGATTTTTGCAAGGAAATACGCCAGACCAGCAATGTACCCATAATTTTTATGACAGCCCTTGATGATGAGCCTAATGTAGTATTTGGACTTGATATAGGCGGTGATGACTACATTTCAAAGCCTGTAAGAACCAGCGAATTGATATCCAGGATAAATGCCATTATGAGAAGGCAGAAGCAGGCTGAGAGCGTAGATACAGGCAAAATCATCAGTGGAAATGTAGTGGTTGAACCATTAAAATGTAAGGTTTATGTAAATAAAGAAGAAGTTTTTCTCACTGCTGTTGAATACAAACTATTGCTTGTGCTGCTTGAAAATAAAGGGAATGTATTAAGCAGAAACACTATTATTGAAAAACTATGGGACATTGACAGTAATTTTGTTGACTATAATACTCTCAATGTATATATGAAAAGACTTCGTGAAAAGATTGAAGTTGGAGATGAAAAGCACATAGAGACAGTGAGAGGACTCGGATATGTGTGGAAAGACTGATAGTATACACATGGAGGTTAATATTGAAGCTTCTGAAAAATAAAGAAATCCAGCTTGTTATTGTGATAATCACAGCTTTACTTCTGGCTTTTGGTGCTGTTACTTATTATACTGTAAAAAACTTTGCAGATTCCGTAAATAAAGTACAAATACAGCAGAATACTGCTACTATAGGTGCCATTGTAAAACAATATCCTAAGTTGGAAAGTGATATTGTTAAGAACTATACAAAGGGTTTTAAGAAAGACTACGAGTATGGAAAATCAATTTTAAATAAATATTCTTATGATGAAAATCTCAAGGTAGAAAATAATTATATGCTTGCAGATACCCTTAGAAAAGCAAATGCCAGAATTGGAGTAACTTTTGTATTGTTTGGGGCAGCTTTGCTTTTATTATGCGTCTTTTGCTTTAATAGGATTTTCTCAAAAATAAGAAAGATTAGTGTCAGTGCCGAAGCCATTGTAGAAGGAAATTACGATTCAATAAAAGGGGATACTCAAGAAGGTGATATCGGATATCTGATATATCAGATAAATTGCATGAGTGAACGTTTAAGTGAAAATGTTCATGCTTTGGAAAATGAAAAGATTACATTAAAACGAATCATGGCCGACATATCCCATCAGCTTAAAACACCACTTGCTTCGCTTATAATGTTTAACGACATAATGAAAAATGACAGCACCCTTTCTGAAGAGGAACGGGCAGATTTTGTTCTAGAGAGCAAGAATCAACTGGATAGGATGGAATGGCTCATAAAAAACATACTCAAAATGGCAAAACTTGAAGCAGGAGTTGTTGAGTTTACTATGGAGGAAGCAGATATTTCCGAAACGCTTCAAAGAAGCCTTTCACCACTTAAAGCAATTGCTTCTGAAAAAAATGTGGATGTAAGGCTCAATGGTTCTTCAAATATTATAGTAAAGCATGATATAAACTGGACTACAGAAGCATTTTCAAACATTATTAAAAATTGTATAGAGCATAGTAATATGGGAGGAGATATTAATATATCCTGGGATGAAAATAATGTTTTTGTACAAATAATAATAGAGGACGAGGGTGAGGGAATTCCCAAGGATGAGATCCCAAAAATATTTGATAGATTTTATAAAGGCTCTTACAGTTGCAATCCAACAAATATCGGAATAGGACTATACATTACCAAGTCTATTGTAGAAGGTCAGAATGGGTCAATATACGTAAGTAGTACTTTGGGAAAAGGCACCAGGTTTACGGTAAGGCTTATGAAGAAACCACTTTAAATTTATAGTTTTATAAACCATAATAATGGTATATAATATAAATGCGAACAATTCCCATTTAACACTGGCGGAGGTAATTTAGTTGAAACAAGGTAAACTCTTAAGGACGCTGTTAATAGCGTTGGCGTTCTCATTTATATTAGTCGGCTGTTCCAACGGGACGGAAAATACTGCAGAAAAAGCAGAAACTACAATAGTTACTTCATTTTATCCCATGTATATTTTAACTCAAAACATTGTAAAGGATATACCAGGTATAAAGGTTTTAAACATGACGGAACCTCAGCAAGGCTGTCTACATGATTATCAGATGGTTCCTGCGGATTTAAAAACTCTTGAGAAAGCAGACATATTTGTAATTAACGGGGCAGGGATGGAAGCTTTTATGGACAAGGTAATCAAGCAGAGGCCCTCCCTTAAAATAGTTGAAGCCTCAAAAGATATGGAGCTACTAAAGGATGCCAACGGAGAAGATAATGCACATGTCTGGGTAGGTATTTCAGGTGCAATACAAGAAGTCAAAAATATTTCTGAAGGACTTGCAAAGGCAGATTTAAAGAATGCTGAAGCCTATAGGAAAAATGCTTCTGAATATGTAAAGCAGCTTGAGGCTCAGAAAGATAAAATGCACAAAGAACTTGATGAGTTTAAAAATAAGAACGTTATAACTTTCCATGAGGCTTTTCCTTATTTTGCCAAGGAATTTGGACTGAATATAGTGTCTGTGGTAGAGCGTGAGCCCGGAACAGAGCCTAGTGCCGGAGAACTGGCAGAGTTGATAGACAAGATAAAAAGTTCAAATGTAAAAATACTGTTTGCAGAACCTCAGTATTCTGCAAAAGCGGCGTATTCAATTGCAAAACAAACAGGTGCAAAAGTATATCTTCTTGACCCTGTTGTAACAGGTGAGAAAAATGCACCTGCAGACAGCTATATTAAGACAATGGATGAGAATCTGAAAGTTTTGGTTAAGGCTTTTAAGGAGAATCAGTAGGACATTAAGTATCCGTCCAACATAATTGAAATTATTTTGAATATTCTTATTGAAACGCGTATATAATACATAATATACGTGTTTTGTGTTTATTTTGCACAATAATTTACTATAAATAGCAAATGTACTATAATAAGAACGTATATATTGTTTATTGTGTGATGATATGCTAAAATACTGCTTAGTGGAGGATATTTATATGTTATTAAGATATAAAGTGAAAAATTTTTGTTCATTTAAAGATGAAGTAGTTTTTTCTATGAAACCTGGTAAAGTAATTAGTAGATTTGAAGATAATGTTGTATATATTAATCCAAGATTGAAAATTTTGAAAGCCGCAGTTATAGAGGGAGAAAATGCAGGCGGCAAAACCAATTTTATGAAAAGTCTAGAATTTCTGAAATATTTGTTTGAATCAGATTCAAACCCACGGATATATAATAAATTGGCATTTAAATATAATACTAACGAGACACAATTTTTCGAAATATCAGTTCTAGCTAGTAATAATATGATATATACCTATTCACTAACTCTTGATAGTTATTCTCCTGTTGAAGAAAGTTTATACATTAGAACTGCTAGTCAGGATGAAACTAATAACAAAAGGATATTTATATCTCAAAGAAGCGATTTTAAAAAACATGAAAAAGACAATGCTGAAAGGCTGAAAATTACTTATAATATTGATATAGATTATAAGTATATCGATAAAGAATTAAAAAGTATTATAGAAGCAAGAGTTGGCGTTACTCAAGCCGGAATAGGACTAGTCTTAAAATATTTATCATTGATAGGGGTAAGTATTGTTTTACCTTTGACAGAATGGATTAGCAATTCATTGATTTTGAATTTGCCCCAGGACCATTCCTTAAATTTTTACAAGCAGATTCTAAAGGAAGAGGAAGATTTATCTATAATTAAAGAAGAAGGATTCTTGGAAATTTTCAGGTTGGTAGATTCAGCTATAACAAAAATAGAAGTTAATGATGAAGAACCTTTTGAAAAAACAATCATAGTCCGTAAAACTGAAGAGAATAGTGAATTTCGAATTGAACTCCAAAATGAATCTTCTGGAACTAGAGAATTTTTTGCATGGTCTATTCAATTATGGAAAGTCTTAAACAAAAATATTGTTCTATTTGCCGATGAGATTGACAAAGTACTAAATTCTATATTGTCCGAGAAGATTATTAGTCTAATACAGGGTTCAGACCATAGAGGCCAGTTTATTTTTTCAACCCATAATGTTATGCATTTAAATACAAACATTTTTATGAAGGAACAGCTTAATTTTATTTCAAAGAAAAAAGAAACCCTTTCTTCTGAATTATACTCTTTGGCTGACTTTAAGGAGTACAGGTATGATAAAGCCGATGTTTATGATTTATACTTGAAGGGTATCCTTGGAGGTGTTCCTAATGACTAGAGAAGGAAAATTACGAATAAAATTATTTGTCGAAGGGTATACAGAGGAAAATTATTTTAAGAATCTTCGTAAGAGTAATAATGTTGAAATATCATATAGGGAAGTTAATATGAGGGGCGGGGGATATACAAGCTTTTTAAATGAAGTAAGAAAATCTCCTGATTCTGGATTTATAGCTGTTTTTATAGTTGTAGATCTTGACAAATTTATTCAAGAACCTGACCAGGATGAACCTTTTAAAAAGTTACTAAGGCATTGCAAAAACAAGAATAAGAGTGGTAAGATACCATATTTCTTAATTGTATCAAATAAAGATTTTGAATATTTTGCATGTTGTCATTGCTTAAATTATAAAAATACAGATACAACTGCCTATATAACCAAAAAATTTAAATATAAAAGCCTAGAAGAATTTAAAGAAGATGAAAAGGTGTACAACTTCTTAAACAGTAATTCCCGCTCGTATACTAATGCACTTAGAAAAATCAGATCTCAAAAACCATACATAAGTAATGAATATAAAAAGGAAGTTAAAGGACTTGATATAAATATAAAAATAAAAAGAACTGAAATTGAGAGTGAGGCTCTAAATTACTGTCATTCAAATATTTATGAGTTATTTGAAATTATTGGTGTAAACTAGTTCTGAAACTGTTTAAAGTGAGGCAAGTTTTGCATATGAGTTGTTGAACCGGTATTTATGATTAAAATACCGGTTCAACTTATGAGAAAATACCATTTAGTTTTGAATATTGACTTATGACTCCAACTTTATTGTTCCGCCATTCGCTTCAAACGCTGGTACTTATCTTTTGCATGTTCTTCTGCAAGAGTAAACAGTTCTTCCGCCTCTTCAGGGAACATCTTGGCAAGGGATGAATACCTAACCTGAGACATCATGAAATCCTTGAAGCTTTCCTTAGGTTCTTTGGAATCCAGTATAAATGGATTCTTTCCTTCTTTCTTTAAATCAGGGTTATACCTGAACAAATGCCAGTACCCCGCTGATACAGCAGCTGCTGAATTCGCTATGCTTCTTCCCATACCGTCTTTGATTCCGTGACTTATACAAGGAGAATATGCAATAATTATTGACGGTCCCTTGTATGCTTCTGCTTCAGCAATAGCCTTGAGCAACTGATTTCTGTCTGCACCTATACCCACCTGTGCTACATAGACATTACCGTAGGTCATCATTTGTGCGGCAAGATCCTTTTTAGCTTGTTTCTTACCGGAAGAAGCAAACTTTGCAATAGCGGCTGTAGGAGTTGATTTGGAGGCCTGACCGCCTGTATTTGAATAAATTTCAGTATCAAATACAAGGATGTTGATATCATCCCCAGTAGAGAGAACATGGTCAAGTCCGCCGTAGCCTATATCATAAGCCCAACCGTCTCCGCCTACTATCCATATTGAACGTTTAACAAGGTAATCCTTCTTCTCAAGGAGTTCCTTAACCAATTTCATTTGATTCTGGTCATTATTTGAATAGCTCTGTAAAGCATTAATTAAATCTTCACTGGCTTCTTTGGAAGTTGCACCGTCTTCAACGCTTTCTATCCATTTTGATAATAAAGTCTTCAAACCTTCTTCAACATCAAGCTCCAAAAGTTGATTAGCAACATCTCTGAGGCGTTCCCTAATTTGCTTTACGCCTAGATACATACCGTAACCAAATTCGGCATTATCTTCAAATAAGGAATTTGCCCAAGCAGGGCCCTTACCTTCATGGTTTACCGTATATGCGCTTGTAGGATATGAGGCAGCCCATATGGATGAACATCCAGTAGCATTTGCAATCATCATCCTGTCACCGTAAAGCTGTGTTATAAGTTTAATATATGGTGTTTCACCACAGCCTGCACATGCCCCGGAGAATTCCATTAAAGGCTTTCTGAACTGACTGTCCTTAATGGTCTTATTTCCAAAGTTACCACCTTTATAACTGATTTTTCTGGTTGCAAAGTCATAGTTAGGTATTTCACGTTCAGTCTGGGTACTAAGCTTTTTCATAACCAGAGCTTTTGGCTTAGCCGGACATACGTCAGCACAGTTGCCGCATCCTGTACAGTCCATAGGACTTATCTGTATTCTGAACTGGTAGCCTTCTGTACCCTTACCCACAGCATTTTTGGTAATAAATGATTCTGGTGCATCCTTTAACTCTTCTTCGGTAGCAAGAGTAGGCCTGATAACTGCATGAGGACATACCAGAGAGCATATATTACATTGAATACAACTTTCAGGTATCCATTCTGGAACGTTAACAGCAATACCTCTTTTTTCATAAGCTGAGGTTCCGTTTGGAAGAGTTCCGTCTTCAATACCTTTAAATGCACTGACAGGAAGATCTTCACCCTTCATTGCGTTCATAGGTCTCATTATTTCACTTATAAAGGCAGGCTCTTTAATATCTGTGTTTGAAGTATCTTGTGCGTCTTTCCAGCTGTCAGGAACATTTATTTTGACTAAGGCATTAATACCCTTGTCAATTGCTTCATGGTTAACCTTAACGATATTTTCGCCCTTCTTGCCATAGCTTTTCACAACGGCTTCTTTGAGATACTTGACAGCATCATCAAGAGGGATAATATTGGCAAGCTTAAAGAAAGCAGCCTGCATTATCATGTTTATCCTGTTTCCAAGTCCTATTGATTCAGCAATTTTTGTTGCATTAACTGTATAGAACTGTATATTGTTTCTGGAAATCTGTCGCTTTATTTCAGCAGGAAGATGCTCTTCCAACTCTTTTTCATCCCAAAGACAATTCAAAACAAATGTACCGCCTTTTTTAATACCCTTCAGCAAATCGTATTGGTTCACGTAGGATTGATTATGGCAGGCAATGTAATCAGCCTCATTTATAAGGTAAGCAGATTTTATACGTTCATCTCCGAACCTTAGATGGGACATGGTAACTCCGCCTGATTTCTTTGAGTCATAAGCAAAGTAGCCCTGAGCAAATTTCTCAGTATGGTCGCCGATAATCTTTATTGCTTGTTTATTTGCCCCTACTGTACCATCTGAGCCAAGTCCCCAGAAT contains:
- a CDS encoding metal ABC transporter substrate-binding protein, whose translation is MKQGKLLRTLLIALAFSFILVGCSNGTENTAEKAETTIVTSFYPMYILTQNIVKDIPGIKVLNMTEPQQGCLHDYQMVPADLKTLEKADIFVINGAGMEAFMDKVIKQRPSLKIVEASKDMELLKDANGEDNAHVWVGISGAIQEVKNISEGLAKADLKNAEAYRKNASEYVKQLEAQKDKMHKELDEFKNKNVITFHEAFPYFAKEFGLNIVSVVEREPGTEPSAGELAELIDKIKSSNVKILFAEPQYSAKAAYSIAKQTGAKVYLLDPVVTGEKNAPADSYIKTMDENLKVLVKAFKENQ
- a CDS encoding phosphoribosyltransferase family protein — its product is MRLEKIFLDEIEINRIIKRMTYEIYEKNYDTEDIVLIGVNQRGYILAQRISNIARNHKNKNFSTGKVEVYFCNGIFDIQNSLLNLKIEINNKVVILITDVFLTGRISSAAISSIFFHGCPKVIQFATLISGGHRQFPLVPNFTGKNIPTTENQKVTLKLRETDNVECVILM
- a CDS encoding response regulator transcription factor translates to MNILLVEDDAPLAMGIEYALKKQDFAVSIAKNIKDAYRLFNEDIQLILLDVTLPDGNGYDFCKEIRQTSNVPIIFMTALDDEPNVVFGLDIGGDDYISKPVRTSELISRINAIMRRQKQAESVDTGKIISGNVVVEPLKCKVYVNKEEVFLTAVEYKLLLVLLENKGNVLSRNTIIEKLWDIDSNFVDYNTLNVYMKRLREKIEVGDEKHIETVRGLGYVWKD
- a CDS encoding AAA family ATPase, with protein sequence MLLRYKVKNFCSFKDEVVFSMKPGKVISRFEDNVVYINPRLKILKAAVIEGENAGGKTNFMKSLEFLKYLFESDSNPRIYNKLAFKYNTNETQFFEISVLASNNMIYTYSLTLDSYSPVEESLYIRTASQDETNNKRIFISQRSDFKKHEKDNAERLKITYNIDIDYKYIDKELKSIIEARVGVTQAGIGLVLKYLSLIGVSIVLPLTEWISNSLILNLPQDHSLNFYKQILKEEEDLSIIKEEGFLEIFRLVDSAITKIEVNDEEPFEKTIIVRKTEENSEFRIELQNESSGTREFFAWSIQLWKVLNKNIVLFADEIDKVLNSILSEKIISLIQGSDHRGQFIFSTHNVMHLNTNIFMKEQLNFISKKKETLSSELYSLADFKEYRYDKADVYDLYLKGILGGVPND
- a CDS encoding sensor histidine kinase yields the protein MKLLKNKEIQLVIVIITALLLAFGAVTYYTVKNFADSVNKVQIQQNTATIGAIVKQYPKLESDIVKNYTKGFKKDYEYGKSILNKYSYDENLKVENNYMLADTLRKANARIGVTFVLFGAALLLLCVFCFNRIFSKIRKISVSAEAIVEGNYDSIKGDTQEGDIGYLIYQINCMSERLSENVHALENEKITLKRIMADISHQLKTPLASLIMFNDIMKNDSTLSEEERADFVLESKNQLDRMEWLIKNILKMAKLEAGVVEFTMEEADISETLQRSLSPLKAIASEKNVDVRLNGSSNIIVKHDINWTTEAFSNIIKNCIEHSNMGGDINISWDENNVFVQIIIEDEGEGIPKDEIPKIFDRFYKGSYSCNPTNIGIGLYITKSIVEGQNGSIYVSSTLGKGTRFTVRLMKKPL
- a CDS encoding RloB domain-containing protein — encoded protein: MTREGKLRIKLFVEGYTEENYFKNLRKSNNVEISYREVNMRGGGYTSFLNEVRKSPDSGFIAVFIVVDLDKFIQEPDQDEPFKKLLRHCKNKNKSGKIPYFLIVSNKDFEYFACCHCLNYKNTDTTAYITKKFKYKSLEEFKEDEKVYNFLNSNSRSYTNALRKIRSQKPYISNEYKKEVKGLDINIKIKRTEIESEALNYCHSNIYELFEIIGVN
- the nifJ gene encoding pyruvate:ferredoxin (flavodoxin) oxidoreductase gives rise to the protein MSKIKMTVDGNTAAAYVSYAFTDVAAIYPITPSSNMAESVDEWASKGKKNIFGQKVRVVEMQSEAGAAGALHGSLQAGALTTTFTASQGLLLMIPNMYKVAGELLPAVFHVSARAIATHALSIFGDHQDVMAARQTGVVMLASGSVQEIMDLAPVAHLAAIKGRLPFLHFFDGFRTSHEIQKVEALEYDDLASLVDYEAVKEFRNRALSPNHPVTRGTAQNPDVYFQGREASNPFYNDIVAIVEDYMNKVGALTGRKHGLFDYYGAPDAEHIIVAMGSITDVIEETIDYMNNQGKKYGLVKVHLYRPFSVKHLLNAIPKSVKKIAVLDRTKEPGSVGEPLYLDVKTAFYDVPNAPVIVGGRFGLASKDTTPSDIKAVYDNLEQENPKNQFTIGIDDDVTHTSLTISEKINAEPKSTIRCKFWGLGSDGTVGANKQAIKIIGDHTEKFAQGYFAYDSKKSGGVTMSHLRFGDERIKSAYLINEADYIACHNQSYVNQYDLLKGIKKGGTFVLNCLWDEKELEEHLPAEIKRQISRNNIQFYTVNATKIAESIGLGNRINMIMQAAFFKLANIIPLDDAVKYLKEAVVKSYGKKGENIVKVNHEAIDKGINALVKINVPDSWKDAQDTSNTDIKEPAFISEIMRPMNAMKGEDLPVSAFKGIEDGTLPNGTSAYEKRGIAVNVPEWIPESCIQCNICSLVCPHAVIRPTLATEEELKDAPESFITKNAVGKGTEGYQFRIQISPMDCTGCGNCADVCPAKPKALVMKKLSTQTEREIPNYDFATRKISYKGGNFGNKTIKDSQFRKPLMEFSGACAGCGETPYIKLITQLYGDRMMIANATGCSSIWAASYPTSAYTVNHEGKGPAWANSLFEDNAEFGYGMYLGVKQIRERLRDVANQLLELDVEEGLKTLLSKWIESVEDGATSKEASEDLINALQSYSNNDQNQMKLVKELLEKKDYLVKRSIWIVGGDGWAYDIGYGGLDHVLSTGDDINILVFDTEIYSNTGGQASKSTPTAAIAKFASSGKKQAKKDLAAQMMTYGNVYVAQVGIGADRNQLLKAIAEAEAYKGPSIIIAYSPCISHGIKDGMGRSIANSAAAVSAGYWHLFRYNPDLKKEGKNPFILDSKEPKESFKDFMMSQVRYSSLAKMFPEEAEELFTLAEEHAKDKYQRLKRMAEQ